A window from Lactiplantibacillus pentosus encodes these proteins:
- the yidC gene encoding membrane protein insertase YidC codes for MKKYRKILAMLAVLALVLVLSGCSNTPITDKSTGFWDGLIILNFSRAIIWLSNLFGHSYGLGIIVFTLIIRVIILPLMIFQTRNMVAMQEVQPQMKALQKQYSSRDMETQQKLQAEMKKLYAKHGVHPMASMLPLLVQLPILIALYQAIWRTQVLKTGSFLWLQLGSKDPYYVLPILAAIFTFASSWLAMKSQPEQNGMTTSMTYLMPVIILITAINVPSALSLYWVISNAFQVGQTLLLQNPFKINREREEKQKAERERKRALEKARKRAIRNHKR; via the coding sequence TTGAAAAAGTACAGAAAAATACTGGCAATGCTGGCCGTACTAGCACTTGTACTAGTTTTGAGTGGGTGTAGCAATACCCCCATCACGGATAAGAGTACCGGATTTTGGGATGGCTTGATCATCTTGAACTTCTCACGGGCGATTATTTGGTTATCAAACTTGTTCGGTCATAGTTATGGTCTCGGGATCATCGTCTTTACGTTGATCATCCGGGTCATCATCTTACCATTGATGATCTTCCAAACCCGCAACATGGTAGCCATGCAAGAGGTCCAACCGCAGATGAAGGCTTTACAAAAGCAATATTCATCACGGGACATGGAAACTCAGCAAAAGCTCCAAGCGGAAATGAAGAAGTTGTACGCCAAGCATGGTGTGCATCCAATGGCCAGCATGTTGCCATTGCTAGTTCAGTTGCCAATCTTGATTGCATTGTACCAAGCAATCTGGCGGACCCAAGTCCTGAAGACCGGTTCGTTCTTATGGCTTCAATTAGGTAGTAAGGACCCGTACTACGTCTTGCCGATTCTGGCGGCGATCTTCACGTTCGCCAGTTCCTGGTTAGCGATGAAGTCGCAACCAGAGCAAAATGGGATGACGACTTCGATGACGTACCTGATGCCCGTGATTATCTTGATTACGGCCATCAACGTGCCATCAGCCTTGTCCTTGTACTGGGTGATCTCCAACGCGTTCCAAGTTGGACAAACCTTGCTCCTGCAAAACCCATTCAAGATCAATCGCGAACGGGAAGAGAAGCAAAAAGCAGAACGAGAACGCAAGCGGGCTTTGGAAAAAGCTAGAAAGCGTGCGATTCGCAATCATAAACGTTAA